The window atGATCTTGACGCCTGCATTGGTTTTCTTAATGAAAAACAAGAACATTCTTTCATGAACTTCCATgacaaataaagaaaagaaaatgtttcAATAGTCTTTGTCGGATTTTTAAGATTTTCCTGCGAATGCCCGGATTTGTCATGCAAAAACAGATAAAATTGACATGATGTTCTAACGGATTTGCCATGCTCTAAAACAAAAGTTGCCACGTAGTAACAGAAAATGGCAGAAAAAAATGTTTTTTACGTGTCAACGACGGGCTTGCGCCGGCCTGAACCGTATATAACTTTATAGAAATGTTTACACAGATGAAGGTTACAGCGGGTTGTGAAGAATAGAGAAGAGCAAGGGGATAGCCAAAGAGTACATTAGGTTGCAATCTCGCGGCAAGGTTTGACAACATAGAACTCCAATCTTGGAGGAGCATTTGGCGCTGGGAATTCTTGCATCTTTGAGACCAAAGATTCAGATCGTCCGCCCTGCGCAGAGTAATTGTCATGCATTGATCGGGATCTAACGATCCTAAGGGCGTTCACTGTGATTGCTTACAAAACTGACGTGGTAAATGACACCAAAAAACTCTAGATTAGACCTAGGATCCAAATATAATCAAATTGGTCATTAAAACACACACCCCGACCAACCTTGGATTTCTAGTTGTGCCAGGCGACCCGGATCCCTTCTTATGTGAATATGTAACTATGTAAGATATGGCAAGGTACCGCACAACATTATCGACaagatgaagtttttttttaaGGACAAGACGATAGCAGATGAGATTTTTCACATCCTATATACCTAAGAGAGTCATCCCCACTAACTTATTTATATCAACATGCAAATATGTCACCTCATCGTACAATTATGAATAGAAAAGGCCAACCTCAACATGCAATCAGAAAAAAAATCCACCACGACATTCAACCATGCATGAGAAAACGTTCTCCATTCAATCATTCTACTTATATGCAATACATATTTTACAGTTATACATAGTTGGATATGACAAGTCATGTGATTTAATTTTGATTGTCATGTTATCAACCCAGATTTTCATCAACCAATTCAGGCAATACACGgggtctatatatatatatatatatactatgtACAGTACTGTACAGAGTTGGGCTCACTGACAATGATCACAATATACAAGACAAGATTGGTTGCACATGACCTTCCCTCCGCAGAAAGGAAATTGCAACTCTGCATTTCTTTACATATGCATGTACAGGAATAATTGAGCTAAATCTCTAATCACACCAGCAACCATAGACCACACACACATTGGCTCAAAAACAGCCACTCTTGGGAGTGATCTTCCTGACGCTATCCTGGAGAAACTGAAGCGCACCAGGGGAAACATAGGCCCTCTCCATTGTATTTACCTTTGGGGCCTCGAGGATCGCCCTTGGAGGAGACAGCGCATGCTGCATTGCCCATATCGCAAGCGGGCGCATATATATCAGCGATCTATAGTGGCCATCAATAGTCCATGCTTCTGGAGTTTGAAACCAATACCTGATTGAAATGATATGTTAACTATTTATAGCTTATATCCAACAACCAGTTATCTCAAATGAATTGAGTCCCTATATGATTATATCCAACAACCAGTGAACAAGTGGTATTTAATGAAATCATAGCTAGGCATTATTAGATGAATTAAGAATTTAAGATAGCGCAACCATCAGCACTAAAAAGCATGATCCTGATCAAAAGTAAATATATGTCAAACACTAAAACTTTAAATATAGTGATGAGACAAGAGGTATACCCATAGCCCTCTTCAGACCATCCTGCAAGAAAAATGCCTTGCGCTGTAGTGAAAGCCTGATCCTCCATTCCATGGAGCAGCATCGTTGCAGCTAAACTGTATGTTACTCCAGTCCAGATTTCTCTTGACTGCATACATGTCTCGTCTACCTTCCCATTTGGGTGCATACCATTGACTGCTCCAATGCGTCCTCCTTTCACCCTCATCACATTATAGTCAAATATTTTTTGAAGCGTGCATTTTATTCTGTCCTCATCAAACAGAGGTGGCAAGCCAGATGATGCAGTGTACCATTGTCCGGCCAACTGATCTGCCTGGATGGAGCGGCTACTGTAACTTGTTCCACTATCATAATTGAAATATGAACCATTCCATAACTTGGCTTCAAACACGTGCTTAGCCTTTGCAAATTTCACCATGCACCTGTCAGCATAGTCATCATGCCCAAGGCTGCGGGCCATTGCGGCTGCAGCTTGAAGGGCAGCAAGCCAAAGACAACCACAATAGGCACTTACTCCAAGAACAGTCCAAGCATCATAAGTTTGATCAGGAAAACCATCATTCTCAATCATACAATCACCATCACGATCAAACTGTTCAATGTATTCCATAGCAGTACAAACTGCAGGCCAGACATCCCTGCCAAATGACATGTCGTCTGTTGCAGCAAAATCCCTGTAAACTTGGAGCACAAACTTGGGATTCAGATCTTTCCATCTACTTGTATCATGTATATTGTATGCATTCAATTCATGCCAAGGATCATGTGCTCCGAGATCATGGGGAACAGCTCCAATTACTTTGCGTGTGCCCCATGTACCATCAGCAAGAAATCTGACTCTAGTTCTATCTTCACGCAAAACAGCTCTAGCAAAGTCCCGTTGAATACTCAGCTCAATCTTAGGAAAGAGATCCAACAGAGCAAACGAAGCATAGAAGTGTACATCGTAAGTGCACCACATGAAGTACTCCACTCCTTCAAGGTACAAAAACTTCCCAACATTTTCTTTGTCATCAAAGTCAGGTGGGCTAGAACCAATAAGTGGAACTGTAGAGTTGCAAGTGCTGTTATGAAGTGGCAAATCACTGTCCTCAGGTAGACTTGAACTCAAATCACTGTCTGGGAGTACATCCACTAGATCAGTAATTACAAAACTACATTATAGAAGCAAACACATAATTATATCTTTTGGCATTGTCACCATTCATGAGAGATGCAATTAAAATGACAAGATTAATTTAGTACTGTGTTAATATACTCTGGAACCAACCACATAGAGTAAGTTTTCTTTGTTACAAAAGAACTTAGCCTTGAAATAAATGTGCTATATAGATCAATAAGaacttgttcgttccaaaaaaaACTATTTCCAGAGGAATTTGTTTTTTCTTGTTCTAAACAGCTTCTTATTGCAGTGAACTATTTCTACATAGAAATAACCAAGTGATAGTTCATGTGGAATATTCAACATGAATTTTCCTGAATGGAGAAAATACAAATTTGTATTGCAATGTCTCTGTTCATGTAAAATAAATACTGTGCTACAAAGGGGTAACTTGAAGGTGAGGTCTGGACAAGGACATTCCAAGATGAGACTACCAAGTCAAATCCTATCAACAGAGAGAAAAGGAAAATCAGGAACAAGGATCTGGAGAGATGATTACCAATCCAAACAGTTCCTCCCGCTACTAGGAAGTATAACTCATTGAAGAGAGTAATTTTGTACCTGCAAGAGTAAAGTACAATGTAGCATATAAATATATATTTATCGTACATAGCTAAAGCTATAGACAAAAAAGTATATTCTCTAAAAGACGTATGAAGTGAAGGCTCAAATTCCATGTGATTAATAATTGGAAACTGTCCACCTCACTCCCCCAAAGGCCAAAGAGTATCGGACCTCAGGTTGACCATGAACTAATTTTCTGAATAATTAACCACCCTGAACTTTGAACGACTATGAACGCAAAAAACGGAGGGACGATCAGGGGGAGGGGTGGAGGGACGATCCCATCGGTAAATGTTTTTACTGTGCTCGTCGTTGCCTACTCCGTCTCAGAGGCGGCTTCGTCGTTGACCCCATGGTGCCCAGCACTGATCCGACCGTTGTGCTGTTGGCGTCTGACGGCGTGTTCGCAGGATCGCCGACTGCAGCGTGCGTGGTGAAGCAGCGACCGTCGCCGGAGCTGAGGCGTTGGAAGGGCCTTCTCCAGGTGGTACCACGGGAGCCTGTCGTCCTCGGCGACGTGATCTCCACGGCAGGATGGAAAGATGTTATATCATCGGCAGGGTCTCGGCTGTCCTCGTCAACGGTGCGGGGAGTGGTGGCTTCTTCATCTTTGTCATCGATGGGCTTTCAGTCAGTGGTAAAGGTAAGCAGCTTGAATATTAGGGCCATGGAGGGCGGGCAGATGGCCTGGCCCTCTGCGGTTATCATCCCAATCTCGAGGGCCATCAATGATGGGCATATGACCCAGTCCAACTCGGCTTTCCATGACAGCCCACGAGGCATGCATAGCTGACGTGACTATCACGTGTCTTAGGATTACGGTGGAGCTTTTGGAATCAGATACCTCAAAGCATCCGAGTGGGATGAACGGACACAATACTGCAACAACTAGCATTCACGATGAGGAAGATCCAGGAGAGAAGATGGCACCTTGGTTGCCAAGCAGGACAAGCAGGCGGAGAGGCTTATACATGGATAATTGATTGATTTACAGCCAAAGAGAAGAAATGAGAGAGTACAGAGTAGACTATAATGCCCCAGTAGACAAGAACAGAGGACGACTCCTAAAATCGCCCTCCTAGAGAAGTGATCCAGTATTAAAACTCCGAGATGTAACAATGCAAAATATAGCTTATCAGGGGGTTAAGAGGACATTTGAGATACTTTGGGGCAGAAAGTTGGCTATTTCCTTAATAATCTTAGAAATAGTTATGAGTGCAAGTCATGCACAAGTATTATACTGTACCATTCTGGAAACCTCTCATCACGGAGAATTGGGGTCTGCCACTTATCGATTTCCTCTTCCCAATGCTTGTACTCTGTCAATCGGATGGGAATCAATAGACAGATTCAGAAGAAATAAATTAACCAGAAAAATATCTCAACACAGAGAGCACCACTAGAATAGAGTAATCAAACCATAATCTTCATGTATGAGGAGAAAATTAACTGCTATAGTCAACATATACCAAATGTATGCCACAATTTTTTAAAACAAAAACATACTCATCAAGGCATCTTGCGCCAGGTTTATAGCAGATCTTGGGGAAGTTCCGTAGAACTTCGTATATCTCCTGCCAAAAGAGCACGAAATCAAACCTTATTAAACAAATGGAACAGCTGGTCTTATTGATCTTAGTATATATTCAGATAAATACACACGGAAAGTTTAAGAAAAGGTAGCAGAACTATAAATTCAGCCTACGGAATTGGATTTAAGTTTATACAATCACAATCACTATGTTCTATGAAGTATAATGCTACAGTAAGGATGGAGGATAAACTAATGAGTGTGCAGAACATACAAGTTTTGGAGTTCAGAATAGATGAATTAACACCCATTTGGACTTGGCATTATTATCACCAAACATAAGAAGTTTGGAAAATAGAATTTACCTGTGGTACGTACTTCCCTTCTTAAATTTAACCTCGGGAGAAGACCAAGCTAACGAAAATACGACCGTACATCTTCCATGTGGTTCAACCCAGGTTGAAGCAGAAACTGCTGCACAAACTGTATCACCCACTGAAGAAGGCATGCTGGGGCCAGCATTGAAATTATCTCGGTCAAAGCAACCACCCTTTCAAAAATTATATGGCAAGACATAGAGTACAGTCAAATATTTTTGCCAGTTTTTGTTTATTTCAAATGGACAAATCGGTTCAATGTATGATTCACTTCTTTGCACGAGTATCCAAATACCAAGCCTACAAAAAAGAGGTGCATTCTGACTGTAGGACAAAAGGAAAAATCACCTGGACCATTGTGCCCCACATCTCCTTAGCAGTGACTGAACTTTCTCCAGAAAGCCCAAAAATTGGCAACACTGTGACATCAACATTTTGGTTTTCAAGTGCAGCAACAGCAAATGTTACTGGAGGATTATTGTTGGCAGTCCTGCAACGTTTTTAATTGATAATTATTGCTAgataagcaaaacactagattaGAAGAAACATGCAGAGAACGTCATGTATCTGGCAAAAACTATTGCTTCTTTAGACAGAGATTGTTGGTGCTTCTAATACAAATATAGGGATGAGAATACGTTATGTCACTGAAAAAACTCCGTCCCCAAATCGATCAGAACAAGCCAGTGTGGAGATACTGTTGCAAACAATGATCAGCTAGAAGCTCTTAGTTTGCATTTGGCACTTCACAGAAATGCTTAAGGAAATCTGCCAAATGACCATAGGAAAGACAATTATGGACACTTGATGACTTACTTGTGATGTAGGAGAACACCAGAAATTCCATTTTCTCCACTGCATACGAAACAGATTACAAATCATTTCACTATATTTTTAGTTATAGCATAAACTGTACTAAGCGAAGCCCAACTGACATGAATGGTTCATTTACATGACCACCAGACTGATGTGAAAGTCCACCAATAGAATTCTGGATCGCATCAAGAACAGAACATAATTAAATCAAAGAAACAGAAGAAAAAATTACATAAGAACATTGGAGTAGAAGAGTAGCAAGTTACTACCGCCCAGGTCATTACTAGGCTGACTTTTGCCCTTTCCTTTCCGGTATTCACTAGCTGCACAATTTTCATACCCATACAAACATAAGATTACAAACACTACATAAGGCAGCAGTTATTAATAAGaaaaagcatgatgctaaatcaAAATTCTCTAATAAAATTGGTGGTCATGCCACAGTACTTAAATGTACAGTAATATTCTCAGTGTGTTAACAGCGTATACACTCTTCATAAACATACACGAGCTCTGCATACAAGCTTATACAATGAGGAGTTCAAATTTCAGACATGTGAAACATTAAGTCTATATCGCGCCATAATAACCATTGCTCCTACAAGTAATGAAGAACTTACAGTGTAGACAAAAACGGAGACTGGGAGACTACTCTCTTCGTAGTTGTGGGGAATAAATGGAGATATTTGACGGCAAGATAATTTCAATTCAGGATCAGGTTCACCTTTAAAATCAAATGGATAAGAACTTGTGAGTCTCATTAGCATGTTTGCAGTACCTTTAATGATGTGCCTCATAATCTATATCTatacaataacaacaacaacaacaacaacaacaacaacaacaacaacaacaaagcatATATTGCTCCAATGGCGAGTGTTTAACATGTTTAGCATGCAATTAATAACATACCAAATATAGACTATCCACGTAATTAACGCATAATTGATATCCTACCTAATATTAACGTGTAATTAATTTTCTGCCTAATATAAACATGCAATTAATTTTCTATCTGATATCAACGTGCATTACGCATTTAGTTCATACTAAAAGCACTTAGTAGTTTATAATTCAGTGGCAAGTGTTCagtatttattttttatttttatcttATACAAACATTTTTTTTCTTGCATTTTACCCCCTTCATTGCATATAACACGTCGTTTTAGACATGGATGCAGTCCTAAGCTGTAACTTCGACCTTTTTTTTTGAAAACCCGACCCATATATTAATTAAATTAGAATGTTAATACAATCATTCATTACAGCATCTGCCACACAGGCCGGAACACTATTAATAAGAACACTGTCAGACCTTCATTTTGTATATGAATATGATTATGTTACTAAGAAATAGCAAAAGAATTTAAAATATTTAGAAAAATCTAACGTTATTGATTTTTTTTCTCAATAACCTGTTTATACCGTAGGTGTGGATGACACCAACCAAACTAACCCGCAATATGAAGACCTGCGCGGGCCTGTATCCATGTCTAAACAACGTGTTATTTGCCCTATGTCATTTATCTGCTTCTGTTCATATCCTCCTCGAATTATGCTTGCACTGAGATTTTGCTTATACAATTGGATCCTTCTTTTATAACTAAAACAAAAAAATTAACAAATCAATGATTAGCACCCTCAGCCTAAATTCCTTAGGTTCTAGTAATCAACGCTTACGCGCTCCTTTGTCGATGCTCATGCTGGAGCCTAATAACTTTCCAACCACTTTTTTAGTGTATCGTCCTAAAGAATTTGTATGTTGTCGGTAGTCTAATTGTTTACAGAGCATAAGATGGTAAAAGGAAATTTTGTACTATATTTTTATAGGAGTCTGTATCCATTGCACATCATTAGTGTATGTGGTGGGGTCTAAGTTATTTAAATAACATTTAGCATGCATGTACTATCGTTTATAGTTCAACTAATAATAATTAACATGTGCGCTTAAAAATATTTTTGCGTGACATTTTTCTAAATGCAACTGTGATGATGTATCGTTTGTGATTTATGTAGCTAGAGTTACAAAATATACCTGCTACGATCTGTGTAGGACTGTAGGTACAATGTAGCTATAGTTACGCAATCTACCAGTTATGATCTTGCGGAGGTACAATTATGAAGATCTAATAGGTGTGATATGTTTAGGCACAATTACAAAGAATCGATCTGTTTAGGTCCATTTATACAGATCTAACAGATGGGATCTAATGGGTACGATCATTTAGGTACATTTATGTTGATCTAACGGGTATGATCTGTTTAGGTACGATTATATAGATCGAAAGGTTGTGATCTACTAATAAAGAGACGGTCCACCAGATCAACGATCGGATGTTTTGCTTTTTGTGGAAATTTCTAGCATCTCTCTATTTTCAACCTGTTATGACCGGTTTAGCTTATAACCGGAGGAGGCCCACCGGGCAGTAGTTAGGGGCTTGGCCCacaagttatcttaggttaattATTATGCAAGTTATCTAGGTTATAAGTATAGGCTGTAAGACTCTTTTCGGAATTAAGCAATAAAGATATTTTCTATCCCTATTGCCCGACTCCCAGAGGagccggaaccctagccgccgccgccgccctcctcttCCCTCGCGACGGCGCCGACGCGCCGGAGCGCGCGCCCTCGCCCCCAACCTCCGCTGTTCTGCCCTTATAACCTAAGGAGTAGAGCCGGTAGGAACCCTAGTCCTACCAATTTGGTAATCAGAGACCAAGTTCCGATCATGTCGGTgccaccaccaccgccggcgTTTTCCAGCGGCTCCACCGCGCCGATGACGACGGCGCCGCCCCTCACCGCGCCGATAACGTCCACCGCTGGGACAACCGCGCTGGCGGGCCTCGGCTCCACGGCGGCCCCGGCCGCGCCGCCATCCCCGGTGCCCTCTGCGCCACCGCCATCCGCCGTCTTCACACCGGAGCAGGTCACGGCTACCCTGCGGGACCTCGTCACCGCCGTCCAGGGCCTCCACCTGCAGCAGCAGCAGTACGCGGCCGGGCCCTACATGCACCTGCCGACGGCGCCCGCTACCGCCTACGGCCACCCGCCGTGGCCGGCCCAGGGCGTCTCCTCGTTCGGTGCCCCTCTGATGCTGCCGTTCCAGGCGGCTTCACCGGGCGGCCCTCTGGCCCTCGGTGCCGACGCCGTCATCGGGTCCCTGGCCGATCCAGCAGATGCCGTTCCAGGCGGGACACCCCGGCGGGACCACGCCGGCCGCGGCCCCTCTGTGGTACCTGCAGCCACCCTCCCCCGCGGCCACCGACGCCCCCGCCCACTCCCCGCCACCGACGCTACAACCACCGGCGCCGCCCCTGCCTAGCTCGGGGGCACCCCCGCCGACCGGCCTCCCGCTTCATCAGGTCCGGTTCCCGCCTTCCCCGTCGCCACTTCCAGCGTGGGCGGCTGGGTCTTCGCCTTCGCCGGTCTACACCACGGCCCCCGGACAGCCGACCCCGTTCCCGCAGTTCGGGGGGCCATCGGGTTCCGCCGGTCCCTACCCGGAGTACTCCGACCAGGCGCCACCCGCCTCGCTGCTCCGCACCTCCGAGACAGCTCGACACGGTGTTCCCTCCCAGGCACCGCCGCGGTTCGCCAAGATCGACTTCGCCACTTATGACGGCACGAAGGACCCCCTCAACTGGCTCAACCAGTGCGACCAGTTCTTCCGCGGACAGCGCACACTCGCTTCGGAGCGGACCTGGCTTGCCTCTTATCACCTCCGCGGCGCGGCACAGACGTGGTACTACGCTCTCGAGCAGGACGAGGGTGCCAAGCCTACTTGGGAGCGCTTCCGCGAGCTCTGCCTCCTCCGCTTTGGGCCCCCGGTTCGCGGGAGCCGCCTGTCGGAGCTCGGCCGCCTTCCTTTCACCTCTACGGTGCAGGACTTCGCTGACCGCTTCCAGGCCTTGGCGTGCCATGCGTCGGGCGTGACGGCGCAGCAGCGCGCCGACCTCTTTGTTGGTGGCCTTCCGGATCACATTCGCGTCGACGTGGAGCTTTGCGGCCCTCAGGATCTCCAGACGGCCATGTATTACGCCCGGGCCTTCGAGGCTCGCGCCCAGGCCATGCTGCCGGCTACCCCGGCCCGAGGAGGCCGGCAGACCAGCCGCCCGCCACCTGCACCAGGCCGGCCGCCCCCGGCCACACCGGCACCCACTACCTCGACCACGACGCGCCCCTTTCGGCGTCTCTCTCCGGCGGAGCAGATGGAGCGGCGGCGCCAGGGCCTCTGCTTTAACTGTGACGAGCCCTATACGCCGACCCATGTGTGCCCGCGCCTCTTCTACTTGGAGACGGTCGATTTCACCGAGAAGGACGCTTTGGCCGATGAGGCCGCGGCACTACCACCCCCAGCGGCGGCTGAGGGCGCACCCACGGCTGCCCCGGCGACGGCCCTCGTGGTCTCTCTCCACGCGCTCGCCGGGATCCGTGACGAGCGGACCATGCTCTTGCCGGTGACGATCCACGGCGAGCTCTTGGTGGCCTTGGTGGATACAGGCTCCACCCATAACTTCCTGCCCGAGGCTACCATGCGTCGCTTAGCGCCCGCCGACGGGCGGGAGCAACTTCGGGTCACGGTGGCCAACGGCAATCGCCTCCGGTGCCATGGCCTCGCACGGGACGTACCCATCACCGTCGGCGGGGAACACTTCTCCATCACCTGTGCAGGCATCGACTTGGGCTGCTTCGACTTCATCCTTGGCGTCGACTTCCTGCGGACCCTCGGTCCCATTCTTTGGGACTTCGACGCGCTGACGATGACCTTCTGGCGCCTGGGCCGCCGCATTCGGTGGGACGGCGTTGGGGGCGCCACGCCCGTACCACCTCAGCTTCAGTTGGCCGCGGCCACCTCCGAGGCCGAGCATCCGCTCTTGGAGAACCTTCTGCAGCAACACGACGACCTCTTCACCGAGCCACAGGGTCTTCCGCCCGCCCGCGCATATGATCACCGTATACATCTCTTGCCGGGCTCCGCGCCGGTGGCGGTGCGTCCTTACCGTTACCCGCAGCTGCAGAAGGATGAGTTGGAGCGGCAGTGTGCGCTCATGCTCGCGGCAGGCATCATCCGGATCTCCACCTCGCCGTTTACAGCGCCAGTGCTTCTTGTCCGCAAGTCGGACGGCACGTGGCGTTTCTGCATCGACTACCGTGCCCTTAATGCTGTTACGCTTAAGGACAAGTTCCCTATTCCGGTggttgatgagctcctggatGAGCTACACGGGGCGCGCTTCTTCACCAAGCTCGATCTCCGGTTGGGGTACCACCAGGTGCGCATGCACCCAGATGACATCGCCAAGACGGCGTTTCAGACTCACCATGGCCACTTCGAGTTCTTGGTGATGCCCTTCGGCCTCACCAACGCCCCGGCGACCTTCCAGGCCCTGATGAACGACGTCCTCCGGCCCTACTTACGTCGGTTTGTGCTCGTTTTCTTTGATGATATTCTGATCTACAGCGCCTCTTGGGCAGAGCACCTCCAGCACGTCGCCATCGTCTTCAACGAGCTTCGGGTGCACCATCTTCATCTTAAGCGCTCGAAGTGCTCGTTCGGGACGCCTTCCGTCGCCTACCTCGGCCATGTCATCTCGGCCGACGGGGTGGCTATGGACGCCGACAAGGTGGCGGCCGTCGCAGCCTGGCCGACGCCGCACTCGCCGCGGGCTCTTCGCGGTTTTCTCGGCCTCGCCGGATACTACCGGAAGTTCATCCGGGAGTTCGGCCTCATTGTGTCGCCACTCACGCGGTTGTTGCGCCGCGACGCCTTCGCCTGGGACGAGGAGGCGACAACAGCATTCGAGGCCCTCAAGGGGGCCCTCACGACGGGGCCCGTTCTTCAGATGCCGGATTTTGACCGCCCCTTCGTGGTGGACTGTGACGCCTCGGGAGCCGGGTTCGA is drawn from Aegilops tauschii subsp. strangulata cultivar AL8/78 chromosome 1, Aet v6.0, whole genome shotgun sequence and contains these coding sequences:
- the LOC141021186 gene encoding uncharacterized protein — protein: MPFQAGHPGGTTPAAAPLWYLQPPSPAATDAPAHSPPPTLQPPAPPLPSSGAPPPTGLPLHQVRFPPSPSPLPAWAAGSSPSPVYTTAPGQPTPFPQFGGPSGSAGPYPEYSDQAPPASLLRTSETARHGVPSQAPPRFAKIDFATYDGTKDPLNWLNQCDQFFRGQRTLASERTWLASYHLRGAAQTWYYALEQDEGAKPTWERFRELCLLRFGPPVRGSRLSELGRLPFTSTVQDFADRFQALACHASGVTAQQRADLFVGGLPDHIRVDVELCGPQDLQTAMYYARAFEARAQAMLPATPARGGRQTSRPPPAPGRPPPATPAPTTSTTTRPFRRLSPAEQMERRRQGLCFNCDEPYTPTHVCPRLFYLETVDFTEKDALADEAAALPPPAAAEGAPTAAPATALVVSLHALAGIRDERTMLLPVTIHGELLVALVDTGSTHNFLPEATMRRLAPADGREQLRVTVANGNRLRCHGLARDVPITVGGEHFSITCAGIDLGCFDFILGVDFLRTLGPILWDFDALTMTFWRLGRRIRWDGVGGATPVPPQLQLAAATSEAEHPLLENLLQQHDDLFTEPQGLPPARAYDHRIHLLPGSAPVAVRPYRYPQLQKDELERQCALMLAAGIIRISTSPFTAPVLLVRKSDGTWRFCIDYRALNAVTLKDKFPIPVVDELLDELHGARFFTKLDLRLGYHQVRMHPDDIAKTAFQTHHGHFEFLVMPFGLTNAPATFQALMNDVLRPYLRRFVLVFFDDILIYSASWAEHLQHVAIVFNELRVHHLHLKRSKCSFGTPSVAYLGHVISADGVAMDADKVAAVAAWPTPHSPRALRGFLGLAGYYRKFIREFGLIVSPLTRLLRRDAFAWDEEATTAFEALKGALTTGPVLQMPDFDRPFVVDCDASGAGFDAVLHQGDGPLAFFSRPFAPRHLKLAAYERELIGLVQAMRHWRPYLWGRSFQIRTDHYSLKFLLDQRLSTVPQHQWISKLFGFDFSVEYRPGRLNTPCRAATPTSTPPSAPPRGRRCASAPGPPSASSPRFAGRRRPLPTRSSFGSSWLPATWRSLGASRTACSSMGAAFLFRHMMIFVTRSCCWPTRLVMRVCRKPSIVYAPTSTFLVIVP
- the LOC109742039 gene encoding uncharacterized protein isoform X2; this encodes MLRSEKLLKWYEKCNCQTEMKLGLRLWSYVREEASQGRKAPIDPFTRESTKPSASQGVPLGGMGTGSISRGFRGEFKHWQITPGLCDMSPVMENQFSIFITREGGTKKYSSVLAPGQHDGLKKSSDDGISSWDWKLRGDRSTYHALFPRAWTVYDGEPDPELKLSCRQISPFIPHNYEESSLPVSVFVYTLVNTGKERAKVSLVMTWANSIGGLSHQSGGHVNEPFIGENGISGVLLHHKTANNNPPVTFAVAALENQNVDVTVLPIFGLSGESSVTAKEMWGTMVQGGCFDRDNFNAGPSMPSSVGDTVCAAVSASTWVEPHGRCTVVFSLAWSSPEVKFKKGSTYHRRYTKFYGTSPRSAINLAQDALMKYKHWEEEIDKWQTPILRDERFPEWYKITLFNELYFLVAGGTVWIDSDLSSSLPEDSDLPLHNSTCNSTVPLIGSSPPDFDDKENVGKFLYLEGVEYFMWCTYDVHFYASFALLDLFPKIELSIQRDFARAVLREDRTRVRFLADGTWGTRKVIGAVPHDLGAHDPWHELNAYNIHDTSRWKDLNPKFVLQVYRDFAATDDMSFGRDVWPAVCTAMEYIEQFDRDGDCMIENDGFPDQTYDAWTVLGVSAYCGCLWLAALQAAAAMARSLGHDDYADRCMVKFAKAKHVFEAKLWNGSYFNYDSGTSYSSRSIQADQLAGQWYTASSGLPPLFDEDRIKCTLQKIFDYNVMRVKGGRIGAVNGMHPNGKVDETCMQSREIWTGVTYSLAATMLLHGMEDQAFTTAQGIFLAGWSEEGYGYWFQTPEAWTIDGHYRSLIYMRPLAIWAMQHALSPPRAILEAPKVNTMERAYVSPGALQFLQDSVRKITPKSGCF
- the LOC109742039 gene encoding uncharacterized protein isoform X1 produces the protein MPRGKSSSGGSLFYRRKHSWRRDELVSRSTLHLLDFDDGTPPEHAWRRKLSSHANRLKEFNVTFREAFKMMKLGLRLWSYVREEASQGRKAPIDPFTRESTKPSASQGVPLGGMGTGSISRGFRGEFKHWQITPGLCDMSPVMENQFSIFITREGGTKKYSSVLAPGQHDGLKKSSDDGISSWDWKLRGDRSTYHALFPRAWTVYDGEPDPELKLSCRQISPFIPHNYEESSLPVSVFVYTLVNTGKERAKVSLVMTWANSIGGLSHQSGGHVNEPFIGENGISGVLLHHKTANNNPPVTFAVAALENQNVDVTVLPIFGLSGESSVTAKEMWGTMVQGGCFDRDNFNAGPSMPSSVGDTVCAAVSASTWVEPHGRCTVVFSLAWSSPEVKFKKGSTYHRRYTKFYGTSPRSAINLAQDALMKYKHWEEEIDKWQTPILRDERFPEWYKITLFNELYFLVAGGTVWIDSDLSSSLPEDSDLPLHNSTCNSTVPLIGSSPPDFDDKENVGKFLYLEGVEYFMWCTYDVHFYASFALLDLFPKIELSIQRDFARAVLREDRTRVRFLADGTWGTRKVIGAVPHDLGAHDPWHELNAYNIHDTSRWKDLNPKFVLQVYRDFAATDDMSFGRDVWPAVCTAMEYIEQFDRDGDCMIENDGFPDQTYDAWTVLGVSAYCGCLWLAALQAAAAMARSLGHDDYADRCMVKFAKAKHVFEAKLWNGSYFNYDSGTSYSSRSIQADQLAGQWYTASSGLPPLFDEDRIKCTLQKIFDYNVMRVKGGRIGAVNGMHPNGKVDETCMQSREIWTGVTYSLAATMLLHGMEDQAFTTAQGIFLAGWSEEGYGYWFQTPEAWTIDGHYRSLIYMRPLAIWAMQHALSPPRAILEAPKVNTMERAYVSPGALQFLQDSVRKITPKSGCF